A single Micromonospora luteifusca DNA region contains:
- a CDS encoding NUDIX hydrolase, with product MTELPRDLPILERRAVRVVVTDSLDRVLLFHTRDPDHPRLGTWWELPGGGMDAGETYCDTAVRELHEETGILVTADQVGAPTWRRRASFPHRQVRHVQDEVVVSVRLAGEGPDVDEAHRLDYELEDYFAFRWWPLPEVIASPERFYPGQLPQLITAFLAGEEIDEPFELWS from the coding sequence ATGACCGAGCTGCCCCGCGACCTGCCGATCCTGGAACGACGCGCGGTGCGGGTGGTGGTCACCGACAGTTTGGATCGGGTGTTGCTGTTCCACACCCGCGACCCCGACCATCCCCGGCTGGGCACCTGGTGGGAGCTGCCCGGCGGTGGCATGGATGCCGGGGAGACCTATTGCGACACGGCGGTGCGGGAGCTACACGAGGAGACCGGCATCCTGGTCACCGCCGACCAGGTGGGCGCACCGACCTGGCGCAGGCGGGCCAGCTTCCCGCACCGCCAGGTGCGGCACGTCCAGGACGAGGTCGTCGTCAGCGTGCGGCTCGCCGGGGAGGGACCCGACGTGGACGAGGCGCACCGGCTCGACTACGAGTTGGAGGACTACTTCGCCTTCCGCTGGTGGCCGCTGCCGGAGGTGATCGCGAGCCCGGAACGGTTCTACCCCGGGCAGCTCCCCCAGCTGATCACCGCCTTCCTCGCCGGCGAGGAGATCGACGAGCCCTTCGAGCTGTGGTCGTGA
- a CDS encoding type II toxin-antitoxin system PemK/MazF family toxin, whose translation MAGLLRNVAARISRVGAVIPSPRRTGPAPAQVARRRQVSALQRRELTYAPERDGQADPGEIVWTWVPYEDDPRQGKDRPVLVVGRHSRTLFGLMLSSQSERDGQRHWFALGPGEWDRDNRPSWVRLDRVLTMREDSIRREGAVLDRPRFDRVGQALRAGYGWR comes from the coding sequence GTGGCTGGTCTGTTGAGGAATGTCGCGGCTCGCATCTCCCGGGTAGGCGCGGTGATCCCGTCGCCCCGACGGACCGGGCCGGCCCCCGCGCAGGTGGCTCGCCGCCGTCAGGTGAGCGCCTTGCAGCGTCGGGAGCTGACCTACGCTCCGGAGCGGGACGGTCAGGCCGACCCGGGCGAGATCGTCTGGACGTGGGTGCCGTACGAGGACGACCCCCGCCAGGGCAAGGACCGGCCGGTGCTGGTCGTCGGGCGGCACAGCCGGACGCTGTTCGGGCTGATGCTGTCCAGCCAGAGCGAGCGGGACGGGCAGCGGCACTGGTTCGCGCTCGGGCCGGGCGAGTGGGATCGGGACAACCGGCCGAGCTGGGTCCGGTTGGACCGGGTGCTCACCATGCGTGAGGACAGCATCCGCCGCGAGGGCGCCGTGCTGGACCGGCCTCGGTTCGACCGGGTCGGGCAGGCGCTGCGCGCCGGCTACGGCTGGCGCTGA
- a CDS encoding flavodoxin family protein, translating into MANIRALVLNCTLKQSPGPSSSEQLGREVLDELAAQDVEGELVRVVDHDVRFGVSTDEGNGDGWPAIRAKLLAAQVLIIATPIWLGQPSSVCKMVLERLDAELSETDDEGRLLTYGKVAGVAVVGNEDGAHHTIGQVQQALNEVGFTLPAAAATYWVGEALQTVDYRDAGPKPDTTGRTTKALALNTAHLARLLADRPYPPPGAKGAAVGPSRESA; encoded by the coding sequence GTGGCGAACATCCGCGCCCTCGTTCTCAACTGCACCCTCAAGCAGTCACCGGGCCCCTCCAGCTCTGAGCAGCTCGGTCGGGAGGTGCTCGACGAGTTGGCCGCTCAGGACGTGGAGGGCGAACTGGTCCGGGTGGTGGACCACGATGTGCGCTTCGGCGTCTCCACCGACGAGGGCAACGGTGACGGCTGGCCGGCGATCCGCGCCAAGCTGCTGGCGGCGCAGGTGCTCATCATCGCCACACCGATCTGGCTCGGTCAGCCGTCCAGCGTCTGCAAGATGGTCCTCGAACGTCTCGACGCCGAACTCTCCGAGACCGACGACGAGGGCCGACTCCTCACCTACGGCAAGGTCGCCGGGGTGGCCGTCGTCGGCAACGAGGACGGCGCGCACCACACCATCGGCCAGGTGCAGCAGGCACTCAACGAGGTCGGGTTCACCCTCCCCGCCGCCGCGGCAACCTACTGGGTCGGGGAGGCACTGCAGACTGTGGACTACCGCGACGCCGGCCCCAAGCCCGACACCACCGGCCGCACCACGAAGGCCCTGGCGCTCAACACCGCACACCTGGCGCGGCTGCTCGCCGACCGGCCGTACCCGCCGCCGGGCGCCAAGGGTGCCGCGGTCGGCCCGAGCCGCGAGTCGGCCTGA
- a CDS encoding SRPBCC family protein: MNELPDLTIDLPSDREVTLTRSFDAPRELVYAAHTQAEHLKHWWGRGNPLDVEIDFRVGGHYRCVEHAQDGNDYVFRGEYREIVVPERIVQTFEFEGMPGQVAVETLVFTEQDGRTTIASSTRFDTTAQRDGMIDSGMAQGAAESYAALDRYLTTLR, from the coding sequence ATGAACGAGCTCCCTGACCTCACGATCGACCTGCCGTCCGATCGGGAGGTCACCCTCACCCGGTCCTTCGACGCCCCACGTGAGCTGGTCTACGCCGCGCACACCCAGGCCGAGCACCTCAAGCACTGGTGGGGGCGGGGCAACCCGCTGGACGTCGAGATCGATTTCCGGGTGGGTGGGCACTACCGGTGCGTCGAGCACGCCCAGGACGGCAACGACTACGTCTTCCGCGGTGAATACCGGGAGATCGTCGTGCCGGAGCGGATCGTGCAGACCTTCGAGTTCGAGGGCATGCCCGGCCAGGTTGCGGTGGAGACGCTGGTTTTCACCGAGCAGGACGGGCGCACCACCATCGCGAGCAGCACCCGCTTCGACACCACCGCGCAACGCGACGGCATGATCGACTCCGGGATGGCCCAGGGTGCAGCCGAGTCGTACGCCGCGCTGGACCGGTACCTCACCACACTGCGCTGA
- a CDS encoding GGDEF domain-containing protein: MPDPMSVASGICAAGALLSSWQLRRRALQAEAEIGHLQAELAAERHAASHDPLTGLPNRRAFYRLAATLLTDAAGEPLIAVVLDLDDFKQINDRYGHAAGDQVLISVADRLAGFAGDNLVARLGGDEFAGLLSSPTVDRRWIEHATRRLSETVAAPIRLNGCSVRVTASVGLAPVTGPAQLTDALSRADAAMYQAKSLGGARSPRQLVDSAFLAEH, encoded by the coding sequence CGCGCTGCTCTCCTCCTGGCAACTGCGCAGGCGAGCGCTGCAGGCCGAGGCCGAGATCGGGCACCTCCAAGCCGAGCTGGCCGCCGAGCGGCACGCTGCGAGTCACGACCCGCTCACCGGTCTGCCCAATCGACGCGCCTTCTACCGCCTGGCGGCCACCCTGCTCACCGACGCGGCCGGCGAGCCTCTGATCGCCGTCGTGCTCGACCTGGACGACTTCAAGCAGATCAACGACCGGTACGGGCACGCCGCCGGCGACCAGGTGCTGATCAGTGTGGCCGATCGCCTCGCCGGTTTCGCCGGGGACAACCTCGTCGCCCGCCTCGGCGGCGACGAGTTCGCCGGGCTGCTCTCCAGCCCCACCGTCGACCGGCGCTGGATCGAGCACGCCACCCGCCGCCTCAGTGAGACCGTCGCCGCGCCGATTCGGCTCAACGGGTGCAGCGTCCGGGTCACCGCCTCCGTCGGGCTCGCCCCGGTGACCGGCCCGGCCCAGCTCACCGACGCGCTCAGCCGTGCCGACGCGGCCATGTACCAGGCGAAGAGCCTCGGCGGCGCACGATCTCCCCGGCAACTGGTCGACAGCGCGTTCCTCGCGGAGCACTGA